The segment CTGTTATTCTCATGCTATACATCAGTGGATGTTTTCTTCAATTGTCTAGATGAGACTTTTCGTGGTATTGCTCTTGGTGGCTTTGATTGTACTCCCGACTGAGGGGCTGTTCCGTCGTCGACGACGCAGATGGATCCGTATCAGAACCGGTAAAGTTATCACAGGCCTTGGTGTTGCTGCGAGATTGGGACTGATAGGGAAGAGAGGTAAGATGATATTAATGTTGACGGCCATCCTATCTGTAACTGTAACTGTGAATTTCTGTACCCTTGTGACCATACCTGGTCAAAGGGAGGATCATGCCAAAGCGTTTATTACTCTTTTTGTGTCTGCATTCACTGCTATGAGTTACCCATATGTAGTAGTGGTGGAAAGAGAATATGTTCTACCAGCACCTATATTGTTGTGTTTTCATCCCATAATAGTTGCATAGTTAAATACTGATCCCGTGATAAGAGAAAGGGTACGTTTTACATGAAAGGATTTCACTTATCTTTTCAAAAAGAATCGAAAATGAACCCAATTCAATAAACGACAAAACTCATATCATTCATGTAATAGAAATTGTTATTTCGATTAAAATCAGCAGACATGAGATGTGTTTCCGTTAACAAGAACACTTTGATCACTCGGCCAAGGTTGAAATATGAACTGTTGCATATGTCTCAGATGTACAAGATGACCTTGCCTCTGCTGATCTGAATGAGGATGGCAACATTGACCAATCGGAAGATGAGAATCTCTTCGACGAGCGCGATGCAGAACAAATTTTGCAATTGGCTGACTTGGACAGTAAGTACGAACATGCTACAGTTTAAACATATGTATGATTTCCATTTAGATTGGAAAGGGTCATAAAGACATTACCTGTGAGGCAAAACATGATCAAACTGTATGAAATGAGAGTGTCTCCATTGATTTAACGAATGATTGAGTATAATTATTGAGAACTTTGGAATTCAGTCAAATCCTCAAAATTAGTGACACAAGTGGACAAGTGCGCAAACAAATGGCATGATTTCACTTGCTGAAAATATCCTGTAAGTAGGCGACTTAATTGTTCCATGGTCATCGTAAAAGTAAATTTGAACTGCGGTGTTGATTTTATAAAACTGAAGAGTTATAAGTTGAATTATGACGCGGTGTAAGTTGTAATAAGGCAGTTGTTTTTAATGAGTCATTGCCTCGCTGGGTCATGTTTCAGGTGACTTAGTAATCAGTCATGATGAGTTCATCCGAGGAGTGGAAGACCTTTTCTCACAAGAAGGGCTTTTTCATCGAATAGAATTACTGTATATTGCGGCATTTCTCTGATATTGCTATGCCATCTTGTCTAATATTAATAAGCCTACCACTTCCTTCAATGACTCTTGAAGGTTGTGGTCAgaattgatattcagtaacccTTGGCTATGCtagttgtaagaagcgactattGAGATCGGGTGATTAGGCcagatgacttggttgacacatgtcatcgtatcctgcTTGCATAAGTCGATCCTCATTcaaatgatcactggattgtctggtccagtcttgattatttacagacctccgcaatatagctgtgatattgctgactacggcgtaaaactacactacTCCTCTGTAAACTGATTTTTCTCTTGCAGATGCTGAGTAGATGCTTCGACTCAAGTATAACAAGATAAAACCATACACCAGCATTTTTTCTCGAAGGTTGAAAATAAAGCAAAGTACAAATAAACAGTGTTCATATTGTcattactgagtcaatttcacAGTTCCTAAAAAGCAGCAGCAAACTACAATGTCTTACAATGTCTTACTGAATAGACagaagaatatatttttttgaTATATGAACTGTTAAGATACCATgtagaataagtcttcagcaacctatgcttgccataaaaggcggctatgcttgaAGTAAGggacgattaacgggatcgagtggtcaggctcgctcacttggttgccacatgtcatcggttcctcattgctcagatcgatgctcatgctgttggtcattggactgtctggaatattgctgagtgcggcgtaaatctaaactcactcactcatcaatgtATACAATTTCTTCCATGGAACGTAGCGGATTCACTTCAAGGTTTATCACctttttaaaaataaagttGACATGTCTCTCTGTGGAAAATTTGTAAGATGTTACAACAGACAAACCTTACCATGCTTGTATGAATAGACTAAATGTAGAATGGATCACTAGTACATTATATCTTGTTCCCAAACGAACATCGTGGATCGGGAAGGACCGTTGAAcaaggtatttatcttaccaaacgcATCTGAGTTAATTTTGAAAACTGCTTGAAGCACAGGTCATAATAAGGACTTACATAGTTAGAAAACGTACCAAATTAATCCGATTAGTTCGGCATTCCCAGAGGATAACATCGAAAGTTTACTCGTTTGTAAGCGAGGCACTTTGAAGAACAATAGCAAAGCGCTAAGCCTGTCAGAATACGACATATGTCAGGTATGATATTTAGCGACATAACTGAACAGATAACCACCAGTGACGAACTACTGAAACGTGTTATTGATATTTATTCACATAAGTACCGTACCTGTAAATTATATACAAATATCTTATTCGATTGACATTTGACTCAATATGTGCAGGTTATATCCGTTCGCCCATCCCCATGTCAATCTGCACTAGACTTTCAAATGATCCTACCATGAGATAATATGGCCACTAGTGTGTCTTGCAGAATGTCGTATATAGTAAACATGACGTTTCATCTGAATTCACATGAAGGTTTATTAAATTCTTAAATGTGTTCTGTGCGACTCAGAATTTTGGAAAATGTAATGTATTTTTCAGGAGTCGTAACCTTTTCTAAAACGAGCACACATAAACGTGATTACGATAGGAATGCGCCAACGACAAACGCCAAGCTGAGAGGAGAGGAACGTCTCGCGTGTGCTTGAATTATTGTATTTGTTGCAGACTACCTGACATAAGAATAATGGAATAACATGTTCTGAACCTTCGACTAACAAAGTTTCTTTTTAAAGATCAATTTCAAGTGCATCCAATACGTCAATGTTATGCAAACAAAGAGAGAGTTCATATAGTTACTGATCTCATGTGATAATGTCTAAAACATTTACCCTAAATATCAAAGAAAGCTGTCGTGTCCTATTTTATTACTCAAAAACAAGAGCATATTTTAACAACAGCTCATGTACAGTTCACATGCGTGCGTCTTTGACAGTGGAATACAATAAATAATCCtaaaacatatacacatttccctatacataaataaatgcatATCTTTCATAACTCGGTATGCTTTGTCATCTTCCAGTTTCAGTTGACAGGTTTAGGTTTAAGGTTCTGAATGTGAACATTAGAATAGAAACAAATTTCTGTAAAAATACGTAATTGTCAGAAGCAAGTAACTGTTTATCGTGTTGATAACATATTCATTTCGGACAAGATTTGATCGTTTCCCTCCGCTGTTGTATAAACTGGTCTGTTAAAACTCAGATTTCAAAGCTAGAAAAGATCATAAGCAAGTTTCAGAAATTTTAGATGGACATTCTCTATTAGGTGGCGTTTTTCAAATCCACACACTTCTGATCCATAGGTTAAACTAGGTCTCATCACCACATCAAATGCCGGTAGTAAACAATCTAAGGGTATGTTAGGATTTCTTGCTTTTTTCAGCAAGCTATACATAGTCTTTGTAATGTTTTCAGTTATACTTTTTATGCTGGTTAACATTCTTTTGtttctgtgtatttttgtacCAAGTCATACGTAACTAAACGAAGACCTCCCTGTCCAAAgttaaatatcattttcaatttaGCAACTGGGCTTGATTCAAATGCTAAATTGGCATTAGGAGTAAGGCCAAATAGGACAGCGTAAAGTAACAACAAATTTTTTAACCAGATTTGTATTTAATTTCCGTTGGATAATTCCAAGTTAACTCCGTCACAGCTATTTTTGTGTGCTGAATAGTAGTTTCGGACTAAagaaatacaatgtaaaatgaCTTTCAATGACCAAAGAACTAGACTGAATATGTGGGTAAGCTCGAAAACTGATGGACCTACACCCTAGTGTTATGCATTTGAATCTGTTTTGAAGACACATCAAGTTTCGGTGTGatcttttgtttattttttctttttgttacaTTGTATAATTTGATATTGGTCAGTTTCATGTTCAATCAACTGGGATTTTAGGAATAAGAGATGAAAACCTCCGTAAATAATCTGCAAACGTGTTCTACAAGTCAAAGTGTCAAAGTACCTGTAATCCAATCGCTGCTGCTGATCAAAGTCTGTCATCAACGTTGTTTGTCTGGCCTGGTCGTGACTGTAATCTGTGCAGTACTGAGTTTGAAAGCGAGTCATTCCACCATGTATACTTCACCATACCAGATGCTTTGTGGTGACAGGCACCACAGTCGGCCGTTAATTGTGTCGCACAAGCTGACCTATATAGTTGAGGTAGTGTCATGATGCAGGGGAACATATCCTGAAGCACAGAAATCTAACTTTGCACGACCTTAGGGCAATTTGGCTTCCATTCGGTACAGAAACGAAATGTTAAGGATTCACGTGGTTCTAATCATTGACCGTTGGAGGAAGTTGATCCTAGTAAGACAATGCGAGGCATATTACAGCACATGCAACTCTACATCATCTTCAGAAAGAGAAGATCAGAGTGCTTCCATGGCCTTTCCAATCGCCCGACTTCTACTCCATCTATCGTTGTGGGATATCATCCACCGAGGCGTACGTGAACGTCAACAGGTGCCCTAAACCGATAATCAACTGTATCAGGCATTGCCAGaaaagtgattgagtttagttttacgccgcttttagcaatattccagtaatatcatggaacaccagaaaatgggcttcacacattgtacccatgtggaatcgaactcgagtcttcggcgtgacgagcgaacgcgttaaccactaggctacctcaccgcccccatTGCTAGAAGAATCGGCTAGAACCCCATAAGGTCGAAATTAAAGACCTATTCAGTCCATACCGAAACGGTGCAGAACAGATTTGAAAGTTCTTAGTTGCCACAAAAGATACTGGCAAAGGACGCCTTCACTTGTTGAACGTTTTATAAGCTATAAACATACACAGACATTGATCTTTCATAGAGTGAAATGTGCGTGCAACTGATCCAGAATTACAGACTGAGTAATATTTCTCACTTTAACGTAAGCAGTCTGAGATTATATTCGTGAAGATGTCAATATCCGTTTCTTATGTAGGAGAGTATAGTACATGCCTTTCTCAGTACCATG is part of the Haliotis asinina isolate JCU_RB_2024 chromosome 6, JCU_Hal_asi_v2, whole genome shotgun sequence genome and harbors:
- the LOC137287855 gene encoding uncharacterized protein encodes the protein MRLFVVLLLVALIVLPTEGLFRRRRRRWIRIRTGKVITGLGVAARLGLIGKRDVQDDLASADLNEDGNIDQSEDENLFDERDAEQILQLADLDSDLVISHDEFIRGVEDLFSQEGLFHRIELLC